The following are from one region of the Methanobrevibacter sp. genome:
- the aroD gene encoding type I 3-dehydroquinate dehydratase has translation MYSQTKIAIPIFQKSTDKVITIAEDCIKKGADILEFRVDGLKDPVLSDITNTINEINFPMIVTNRISTEGGSFKGSEEERIDILKGCADLVEYVDVELQTDDKYINELKDYNADLIVSYHDFEKTPELDEIYYIVEKEKSIGDIAKVAFMPNDLEDTMKILAILSHYKDTIAISMSELGSYTRVMASKFNSPITFAAGTDVTAPGQIDIETMKALLNMDLPIEQ, from the coding sequence ATGTATTCTCAAACTAAAATCGCAATACCAATATTTCAAAAAAGTACAGACAAGGTTATAACCATAGCTGAAGATTGTATAAAAAAAGGCGCAGATATTCTAGAGTTTAGAGTTGATGGGCTTAAAGACCCTGTTTTAAGTGACATTACCAATACAATCAATGAGATTAATTTCCCAATGATTGTAACCAACAGGATAAGTACTGAAGGTGGATCATTTAAGGGCAGTGAAGAAGAAAGAATAGATATTTTAAAAGGATGTGCAGATTTAGTTGAATATGTTGATGTGGAATTGCAAACCGATGACAAGTATATAAATGAACTTAAAGACTACAATGCTGACTTGATTGTGTCCTATCATGATTTTGAAAAGACTCCAGAGCTTGATGAAATATACTATATCGTGGAAAAAGAGAAAAGCATTGGAGATATTGCAAAAGTAGCTTTCATGCCTAACGATCTTGAAGACACCATGAAAATACTGGCTATACTATCTCACTATAAAGATACAATAGCCATTTCAATGAGTGAATTGGGCAGTTATACAAGGGTGATGGCTTCCAAATTCAATTCACCGATTACTTTTGCTGCAGGAACTGACGTGACTGCTCCTGGACAAATCGATATTGAAACAATGAAAGCATTATTGAATATGGATTTACCGATTGAACAATAG
- a CDS encoding S24/S26 family peptidase has translation MARLSKSFVLTIFIIFIVAIAGLVYLEDFSQPTANVYVENNSVSCSMNFPVPNQDALEEEICHYVSTQLNNVDSNLTTVKEGIHEIGLRNGIENLNVNINSELGNDVLPVNFNVEGTSMVPTLQDGQTIIVEKTKDISVNDIVVAESPEYGTIVKRVGQIDGKQVYLVSDNKKVEYEEINGIVYETKGITTWVDISDIYGVVKSY, from the coding sequence ATGGCTAGACTTTCAAAAAGTTTTGTCTTAACTATTTTTATTATTTTTATTGTAGCTATTGCCGGATTGGTCTATCTTGAAGATTTTAGTCAGCCTACTGCCAACGTTTATGTTGAAAACAATTCCGTTTCCTGTTCTATGAATTTTCCCGTTCCTAATCAGGATGCATTGGAAGAGGAAATATGTCATTACGTATCAACCCAATTAAATAATGTTGATAGTAACCTGACAACTGTAAAAGAAGGAATTCATGAAATAGGTTTAAGAAACGGAATTGAAAATCTCAATGTAAACATTAATTCCGAATTGGGCAATGACGTTCTACCAGTTAACTTCAATGTTGAAGGGACATCAATGGTTCCTACGCTTCAAGATGGCCAAACAATCATTGTGGAAAAAACCAAAGACATTTCCGTAAATGATATTGTTGTAGCTGAAAGTCCTGAATATGGTACCATAGTAAAAAGAGTTGGACAAATAGACGGAAAACAGGTTTATCTTGTAAGTGACAATAAAAAAGTCGAATATGAGGAAATAAACGGAATTGTTTATGAAACAAAAGGAATTACAACATGGGTAGATATATCAGATATCTACGGAGTTGTAAAATCTTATTAG
- a CDS encoding P-II family nitrogen regulator, translated as MKSVVAIIRQEKYPDVKNALTAIGCEGMNVSEVKGRGSQKGIKESYRGSSYCIDLIPKTRIEIIVKDEGVDTIVNAIIEGAKTGNIGDGKIFIYPVDNVIRIRTGEEGDGAV; from the coding sequence ATGAAAAGTGTAGTAGCAATTATCAGACAAGAAAAATATCCTGATGTAAAAAATGCCCTTACAGCAATTGGCTGTGAAGGTATGAACGTCTCTGAAGTAAAAGGAAGAGGAAGTCAAAAAGGTATTAAAGAATCCTACAGGGGATCCAGCTATTGTATTGATTTAATTCCAAAAACACGTATTGAAATAATTGTAAAGGACGAAGGTGTTGACACAATTGTAAATGCAATTATTGAAGGTGCAAAAACAGGAAACATTGGTGATGGTAAGATATTCATCTACCCAGTTGACAATGTTATCAGAATAAGAACTGGTGAAGAAGGAGATGGTGCTGTCTAA
- the sucD gene encoding succinate--CoA ligase subunit alpha yields the protein MILLDKDTKCLVQGITGKQGSFHTEQMLDYDTNIVAGVTPGKGGQSFMGVPIFNSIEEVKEEVDVNASIIFVPAKFAKDAAFESIRNLELVVIISEHIPVHDSMEIMSYAEKMGTTVIGPNTPGIISPGIGKLGIMPTHIFEKGNVGVISRSGTLTYEVASQLTRAGIGQSTCVGIGGDPVIGTNYIDVLKRFEKDDETDAIVLIGEIGGNAEEKAAEYIKNNISKPVVSYIAGMTAPPGKRMGHAGAIIQGNSGTAKSKINALSEAGVKVATMPSEISKLVRESI from the coding sequence ATGATTTTATTGGATAAGGATACTAAATGTTTAGTTCAAGGAATTACTGGTAAGCAAGGTTCATTCCATACTGAACAAATGTTGGATTATGATACAAATATCGTAGCAGGTGTAACTCCAGGAAAAGGTGGTCAATCCTTTATGGGAGTTCCTATTTTTAATTCAATCGAGGAAGTAAAAGAAGAAGTGGACGTTAACGCTTCTATCATATTTGTTCCTGCAAAATTTGCAAAGGATGCGGCTTTTGAATCAATTAGAAATTTGGAATTGGTTGTTATTATTTCTGAACATATTCCTGTTCACGATTCTATGGAAATTATGAGTTATGCTGAAAAGATGGGTACTACAGTAATAGGGCCTAACACTCCTGGAATAATTTCACCAGGTATAGGCAAATTAGGAATCATGCCTACTCATATTTTTGAAAAAGGTAATGTTGGTGTTATTTCCAGAAGCGGAACTTTAACCTATGAGGTAGCTAGTCAACTTACCCGTGCAGGCATTGGTCAAAGTACCTGTGTGGGAATCGGCGGGGATCCTGTTATCGGTACTAACTACATCGATGTTCTTAAAAGATTCGAAAAAGATGATGAAACCGACGCAATAGTATTGATTGGTGAAATCGGTGGAAATGCAGAGGAAAAGGCTGCTGAATATATCAAAAATAATATTTCAAAACCTGTGGTTTCATATATTGCAGGTATGACTGCACCACCAGGTAAAAGAATGGGTCATGCAGGTGCTATCATTCAAGGTAATTCTGGAACAGCTAAAAGTAAAATCAATGCATTGTCTGAAGCTGGTGTAAAGGTAGCTACCATGCCATCAGAAATCAGCAAACTTGTCAGAGAATCAATCTAA
- the hmgA gene encoding hydroxymethylglutaryl-CoA reductase (NADPH), protein MNSEEIINKLLNNEMRLYEIEKHVSVKEATDIRRAFIEQYSDVKLDNIGNYSLDIEKASKRNIENPIGVLQIPMGVAGPLKINGEHCNREVMVPLATSEGALVASINRGASTITASGGANARVISDVMTRAPAIKTDNVADALKIKQWFENNFSKLKEIAESTTSHGKLIKIDPILIVGNYVYPRFVYSTGDSMGMNMVTIATEKILDEMTKETSAIHIALSGNVCVDKKAAAINIIEGRGKTVVADILIPEEIVNKKLKTTAEGIVEVNTVKNLIGSAAAGSMAFNAHYANMVAAIFLATGQDAAHVVEGSLGITTAENRDGDLYFSVNLPDLPIATVGGGTSIETANEGLNILGVAGSNKALELAEIVASTVLAGELSLLAALSAGHLARAHQELGRG, encoded by the coding sequence ATGAATTCTGAAGAGATTATTAACAAACTGTTAAACAATGAGATGAGACTGTATGAAATTGAAAAACATGTCTCTGTAAAAGAAGCTACCGATATTAGAAGAGCATTCATTGAACAATACAGTGATGTTAAATTAGACAATATTGGTAATTATAGTCTGGATATTGAAAAGGCATCTAAAAGGAATATTGAAAATCCAATCGGAGTGCTTCAAATTCCAATGGGAGTGGCAGGACCTTTAAAAATCAATGGTGAACACTGCAATCGTGAAGTGATGGTTCCGTTAGCTACCTCAGAAGGAGCACTTGTGGCGTCAATAAATAGGGGAGCATCTACAATTACAGCATCTGGAGGAGCTAATGCTCGTGTTATTTCAGATGTCATGACCAGAGCTCCAGCCATTAAAACAGACAATGTAGCAGATGCCTTAAAAATAAAACAATGGTTCGAAAATAATTTCTCAAAATTAAAGGAAATAGCTGAATCAACAACATCTCATGGAAAACTGATAAAGATAGACCCTATTCTAATAGTTGGAAACTATGTCTATCCTCGTTTTGTCTACTCAACCGGCGACAGCATGGGGATGAATATGGTCACAATAGCCACCGAGAAAATATTGGATGAAATGACAAAGGAAACCAGTGCCATCCATATTGCATTAAGTGGTAACGTTTGTGTTGACAAGAAGGCAGCTGCAATAAACATTATTGAAGGAAGGGGAAAAACAGTAGTTGCAGATATCTTAATCCCGGAGGAAATAGTAAACAAAAAACTCAAAACAACCGCAGAAGGCATTGTTGAGGTTAACACAGTTAAAAACCTAATAGGATCTGCAGCTGCTGGAAGCATGGCGTTCAACGCCCATTATGCCAATATGGTTGCAGCAATATTTTTAGCAACAGGTCAAGATGCGGCTCATGTTGTTGAAGGTTCCTTGGGAATCACAACAGCTGAAAATCGTGATGGGGATTTATATTTTTCAGTAAACCTGCCAGACCTTCCAATAGCTACTGTAGGTGGAGGAACATCCATAGAAACAGCTAATGAAGGTTTGAACATTTTAGGTGTTGCAGGATCAAATAAGGCTTTGGAGCTTGCTGAAATTGTAGCAAGTACAGTTCTTGCAGGAGAATTGTCATTACTTGCAGCATTGTCAGCAGGACATCTTGCAAGAGCTCATCAGGAATTGGGAAGGGGTTAA
- a CDS encoding DNA cytosine methyltransferase, whose protein sequence is MFSSAGIAETYFKEAGIDICVANELIPKRAKFYQEMYPDSNMIVGDIREREIKDEFIESIDDDVKFLIATPPCQGLSTLGMNKHLDQMQSDPRNYLVFDILDVIDKKDFDYILIENVSRFLTMYFPYKDSFYKLEEILKDLYSDKYNVEAELLNAKDYGIPQSRPRAIIKMFKKGKKWDWPETQSEITLKEAIGDLPSLESGESSSLKFHNAKTHNEREIEAMKHTPEGCSAIKNEIYYPKKKDGSRIKGFHNTYKRMRWDAPAPARTMNNGNIGSHNNVHPGRKLSDGTYSDARVLTLRELFIVSSLPEEWNVPEWATDNFIRQMVGEAIPPKLSFQIVNLMEKEFNND, encoded by the coding sequence ATGTTTTCTAGTGCAGGAATTGCGGAAACTTATTTCAAGGAAGCGGGTATTGATATCTGTGTTGCTAATGAGTTAATTCCTAAACGTGCTAAATTTTATCAGGAAATGTATCCTGATTCTAATATGATTGTTGGAGATATAAGAGAAAGAGAGATAAAAGATGAATTTATAGAATCTATTGATGATGATGTAAAATTTTTAATAGCAACACCCCCATGCCAAGGTTTAAGTACATTAGGTATGAATAAACATTTGGATCAAATGCAATCCGATCCTAGGAATTATTTGGTTTTTGATATTTTGGATGTAATCGATAAGAAAGATTTTGATTATATTTTAATAGAGAATGTTTCTAGATTTTTGACAATGTATTTTCCATATAAAGATTCATTTTATAAATTAGAAGAAATATTAAAAGATTTGTATTCTGATAAGTATAATGTTGAAGCAGAGTTATTAAATGCGAAAGATTATGGTATTCCTCAAAGTAGGCCAAGAGCTATTATTAAAATGTTTAAAAAGGGTAAAAAGTGGGATTGGCCTGAAACTCAGAGTGAAATAACTTTAAAAGAAGCTATTGGGGATTTGCCAAGTTTAGAATCTGGCGAGTCTTCTTCTTTAAAATTCCATAATGCTAAAACTCACAACGAAAGGGAAATTGAAGCTATGAAACATACTCCTGAGGGATGTAGCGCAATTAAAAATGAGATTTATTATCCTAAAAAAAAGGATGGTAGTAGAATTAAGGGTTTTCATAATACTTACAAAAGAATGAGGTGGGATGCACCAGCACCCGCAAGAACTATGAACAATGGAAATATAGGTTCGCACAATAATGTTCATCCTGGTCGTAAGTTGTCGGATGGGACTTATTCTGATGCACGGGTGTTAACTCTTCGGGAATTATTCATTGTTTCTTCTTTACCAGAAGAATGGAATGTTCCTGAATGGGCTACTGATAATTTCATAAGACAAATGGTTGGTGAAGCAATTCCTCCGAAACTATCTTTCCAAATTGTTAATTTAATGGAAAAGGAGTTTAATAATGATTGA
- a CDS encoding 4Fe-4S binding protein: MKKISFAEISIFIVNRIFNWRFRIARLTKQSKIMNKIIKKLLFEDDEIVFVPNTIEVNKKIESSGSEFLPTGVLKEVIKKTDDIVIMDSCLCRSSSGCEDYPQDLGCIFLGPTTKKIPRAICHEATVEEALEHVDEADAAGLTHMIGKNKIDSVWMNVGPRDGLLTICHCCPCCCLWKVIPDLNDEITDKIEPLEGVSINFDEDKCINCGACLKDTCMADAISLKDGRIVIDKDLCVGCGLCANKCKPKAITISFTDESVKSVADRMYSLIKY, translated from the coding sequence ATGAAAAAGATAAGTTTTGCAGAAATTAGTATTTTTATTGTTAACAGAATATTCAACTGGCGTTTTAGGATAGCTAGGTTAACAAAACAGTCTAAAATTATGAATAAAATCATCAAAAAGCTTTTGTTTGAAGATGATGAAATTGTTTTTGTTCCTAACACAATTGAAGTTAACAAAAAAATAGAATCCTCAGGATCAGAATTTTTACCTACTGGCGTTTTAAAAGAGGTTATTAAAAAAACAGACGATATAGTTATTATGGATAGTTGTCTTTGCAGATCATCTAGTGGCTGTGAAGATTATCCTCAGGATCTTGGATGTATTTTCTTAGGGCCTACTACAAAAAAGATTCCAAGAGCAATATGTCATGAGGCAACTGTGGAAGAGGCTTTAGAACATGTTGATGAAGCGGATGCCGCTGGTTTAACTCACATGATTGGAAAAAATAAGATAGATTCAGTTTGGATGAATGTAGGGCCTCGTGATGGACTTCTTACAATCTGTCATTGTTGTCCTTGCTGCTGCCTATGGAAAGTAATTCCTGATTTGAACGATGAAATAACCGATAAGATAGAGCCTTTGGAAGGAGTTTCAATTAATTTTGATGAAGATAAGTGCATCAATTGTGGGGCTTGCTTAAAGGATACTTGCATGGCCGATGCCATATCTTTAAAGGATGGCAGGATTGTCATTGACAAGGATTTGTGTGTCGGTTGCGGATTATGTGCTAATAAATGCAAACCTAAAGCAATCACAATCTCATTCACTGACGAGTCAGTTAAAAGCGTTGCTGATAGGATGTACAGCTTGATTAAATATTAA
- a CDS encoding ammonium transporter has translation MDVFSAGDTAWVLICTILVIMMSIPAVAFFYGGLSKRKNVLNTMFLSFIAFAIFSVIWVVFGYSVAFGEPSLWGFIGQPGDFFLQSMGINDLSGSIPTILFVVFQLAFAGLTAALVSGGLVGRMKTKAWVIFITIWAIVVYLPIAHWVWGGGWLMNMGALDFAGGTVVHINSGITALAVALVLGKRKDISLIPHNLGYAVLGAGLLWVGWMGFNGGSGLGANGLAANAILVSNIAAAIALIVWCILDTIIVGKPTVLGAISGGVAGLVAITPAAGFVDVPGALVIGAVAPFVSYFAIYYLKPKLGYDDALDVFGIHGMSGIWGAIATGIFAAPAINEAAGLLYGNPGQVWVQIVSVVATLVYSFVISYVLAKILDKALDGIRVKDSEEITGLDTNLHEESAYNFN, from the coding sequence ATGGATGTATTTAGCGCAGGTGACACAGCATGGGTGCTCATATGTACTATTTTAGTAATCATGATGAGCATTCCTGCTGTAGCCTTTTTCTATGGTGGATTAAGTAAAAGAAAAAACGTTTTAAACACAATGTTTTTAAGTTTTATTGCATTTGCAATATTTAGTGTAATTTGGGTAGTATTTGGTTATTCAGTGGCATTTGGCGAACCTTCCTTATGGGGATTCATAGGTCAGCCAGGAGATTTCTTCTTGCAGTCAATGGGTATTAACGATTTGAGTGGTTCAATACCTACAATATTGTTTGTTGTATTCCAGCTTGCATTTGCAGGTTTGACAGCAGCACTTGTTTCAGGTGGTCTTGTTGGAAGAATGAAAACAAAAGCATGGGTAATTTTCATTACTATTTGGGCTATTGTAGTTTACCTCCCTATCGCTCATTGGGTATGGGGTGGAGGATGGTTAATGAACATGGGTGCTCTTGATTTTGCAGGAGGTACCGTTGTTCACATCAACTCAGGTATTACAGCTCTTGCAGTAGCATTAGTTTTAGGTAAAAGAAAAGACATTTCATTGATTCCTCATAACTTAGGATATGCAGTTTTAGGTGCAGGTCTATTATGGGTAGGATGGATGGGATTCAACGGAGGATCCGGTCTTGGAGCTAATGGTCTTGCAGCAAACGCAATATTAGTATCAAACATTGCTGCAGCAATCGCATTAATCGTATGGTGTATATTGGATACCATAATTGTAGGAAAACCAACAGTATTAGGTGCAATATCTGGTGGAGTTGCAGGTTTAGTAGCAATCACTCCGGCAGCAGGATTTGTAGATGTTCCAGGAGCATTAGTAATTGGTGCAGTAGCTCCATTCGTATCCTACTTTGCAATTTATTACTTAAAACCAAAACTTGGTTACGACGATGCTTTGGATGTATTCGGAATTCACGGTATGTCTGGTATATGGGGAGCTATCGCAACAGGTATCTTTGCAGCACCAGCTATTAATGAAGCAGCAGGATTATTATATGGAAATCCTGGTCAAGTATGGGTTCAAATAGTAAGTGTAGTAGCTACATTGGTATACTCATTCGTAATAAGTTATGTTCTTGCTAAAATCCTTGACAAAGCATTGGACGGTATTAGAGTTAAAGACAGTGAAGAAATCACTGGTTTGGATACCAATCTTCACGAAGAATCTGCATACAACTTTAACTAG
- a CDS encoding HD domain-containing protein, which yields MGEKKKFIRDSVYGDISFNEFETNLMDQPSFQRLRRIKQLGLINLIFPGANHTRFEHSIGTMYLASRLSEELELEEDDVGLVKTAALLHDLGHGPFSHVSEGVLSFPHEELTKYVIKNTSIRDVLEEKYDVNKIIEIINGEGSLGPIVSGELDVDRMDYLLRDSHYTGVAYGVIDYERLISNLKLEKTLTLDLKGVQAAEGALVSRYFMYPSVYQHHTTRIVNSMFRRILKRLIDNNTINEKEIYKYDDTDIISICRQSDGFIKDIITRLDNRNFFKRAFTMRLENFKNPEKIYKITQDQLRKAEEEIAEYYNLDKDYVILNIAEYPRFDEMKTQVSVDKKLYPLNEISNIIGALSKARFNIPDISLYVPKEDKEKFKKFKINNFLDLPEIDKDKHHGIHYDQLKLF from the coding sequence ATGGGTGAAAAAAAGAAATTTATTAGGGATAGTGTTTATGGAGATATTAGCTTTAATGAATTTGAAACAAATTTAATGGATCAACCTTCATTTCAACGTTTAAGAAGAATAAAACAACTAGGACTTATAAATTTAATATTTCCAGGTGCAAACCATACAAGATTCGAACATTCAATAGGCACAATGTATCTTGCCTCAAGATTGTCTGAAGAATTAGAACTTGAAGAGGATGACGTTGGCCTTGTAAAAACGGCTGCATTATTACATGATCTAGGACATGGACCATTTTCACACGTATCTGAAGGAGTGCTTTCCTTTCCCCATGAGGAGCTTACCAAATATGTAATTAAAAATACTTCCATTAGGGACGTTCTGGAAGAAAAATATGATGTCAACAAAATAATAGAAATCATAAATGGGGAAGGATCCCTTGGCCCTATCGTCTCAGGTGAGCTGGATGTCGATAGAATGGACTATCTCCTGAGAGATTCCCATTACACAGGAGTGGCATATGGAGTAATCGATTATGAACGATTGATTTCCAATCTTAAACTTGAAAAAACATTAACATTAGATTTAAAAGGAGTTCAAGCAGCGGAAGGAGCTTTAGTATCAAGATATTTTATGTATCCTAGTGTTTATCAACATCACACCACAAGAATTGTAAATTCCATGTTTAGAAGAATTCTAAAAAGGCTAATCGACAACAACACAATCAATGAGAAGGAAATCTACAAATATGACGATACAGACATCATCAGTATCTGCAGACAAAGTGATGGTTTTATCAAGGACATAATCACAAGACTGGACAACAGGAACTTTTTTAAAAGAGCATTTACAATGAGATTGGAAAATTTTAAGAATCCTGAAAAGATTTACAAGATTACTCAAGATCAGCTTAGAAAAGCTGAAGAGGAAATTGCGGAATATTATAATTTAGATAAGGATTATGTGATACTCAATATAGCCGAATATCCACGTTTTGATGAAATGAAAACCCAAGTGTCAGTAGATAAAAAACTCTACCCCTTAAATGAGATTTCAAACATTATAGGTGCTTTAAGTAAAGCCAGATTCAATATTCCAGATATCAGCTTATATGTTCCTAAGGAGGACAAGGAAAAATTCAAAAAGTTCAAGATAAACAATTTCCTTGACTTGCCTGAAATCGACAAGGACAAGCATCATGGAATACATTATGACCAACTAAAACTATTCTAG
- a CDS encoding DNA cytosine methyltransferase — protein MKGASMFSSAGIAETYFKEAGIDICVANELIPKRAKFYQEMYPDSNMIVGDIREREIKDEFIESIDDDVKFLIATPPCQGLSTLGMNKHLDQMQSDPRNYLVFDILDVIDKKDFDYILIENVSRFLTMYFPYKDSFYKLEEILKDLYSDKYNVEAELLNAKDYGIPQSRPRAIIKMFKKGKKWDWPETQSEITLKEAIGDLPSLESEEISSLKHHYARKHTENHINWMKHTPTGHSAHENKEHFPVKKNGEKVKGFKSTYKRMRWDAPAPAVTMRSDAISSQENVHPGRKLSDGTYSDARVLTLRELFIVSSLPEDWNIPEWTTDTFMRQIIGEGVPPELSYKIVKGIDQND, from the coding sequence ATGAAAGGAGCATCTATGTTTTCTAGTGCAGGAATTGCGGAAACTTATTTCAAGGAAGCGGGTATTGATATCTGTGTTGCTAATGAGTTAATTCCTAAACGTGCTAAATTTTATCAGGAAATGTATCCTGATTCTAATATGATTGTTGGAGATATAAGAGAAAGAGAGATAAAAGATGAATTTATAGAATCTATTGATGATGATGTAAAATTTTTAATAGCAACACCCCCATGCCAAGGTTTAAGTACATTAGGTATGAATAAACATTTGGATCAAATGCAATCCGATCCTAGGAATTATTTGGTTTTTGATATTTTGGATGTAATCGATAAGAAAGATTTTGATTATATTTTAATAGAGAATGTTTCTAGATTTTTGACAATGTATTTTCCATATAAAGATTCATTTTATAAATTAGAAGAAATATTAAAAGATTTGTATTCTGATAAGTATAATGTTGAAGCAGAGTTATTAAATGCGAAAGATTATGGTATTCCTCAAAGTAGGCCAAGAGCTATTATTAAAATGTTTAAAAAGGGTAAAAAGTGGGATTGGCCTGAAACTCAGAGTGAAATAACTTTAAAAGAAGCTATTGGCGATTTGCCAAGTTTAGAATCTGAAGAAATATCCTCATTAAAACATCATTATGCAAGAAAACATACAGAAAATCATATTAATTGGATGAAGCATACGCCAACAGGACATTCCGCTCATGAAAATAAAGAACATTTTCCAGTTAAAAAAAATGGGGAAAAGGTAAAGGGATTTAAATCTACTTACAAAAGAATGAGGTGGGATGCACCAGCACCTGCAGTTACTATGAGAAGTGATGCAATATCTTCTCAAGAAAATGTTCATCCGGGTCGTAAGTTGTCGGATGGGACTTATTCTGATGCAAGAGTGTTAACTCTTCGAGAATTATTCATTGTTTCTTCTTTACCTGAGGACTGGAATATTCCAGAATGGACTACTGATACATTTATGAGACAAATAATTGGTGAGGGTGTTCCTCCAGAATTATCATATAAAATTGTTAAAGGAATTGATCAAAATGATTAA
- a CDS encoding DUF116 domain-containing protein, which translates to MIETFYQFLGQLVVSLLILIAILIAIVLILGLILLKKNILIFPKTIVFLIDLLYTPIKKVLKIFKKDETIVDTIGIEARNRVNKEKFSEIPAEETLIFLPHCLRHRDCEALLQETGLICTECGKCSIGAIQKKGIELGYKIYIVPGSSFVKKIAKEKKFKSVIGVACKSDLNQIMMLLSDFHPQGALLKTTGCFETKVDMKSLLKIMNSKK; encoded by the coding sequence ATGATTGAAACATTTTATCAGTTCTTAGGACAGCTTGTGGTTAGCCTGCTTATTCTAATAGCTATCCTAATAGCGATCGTGCTGATTTTAGGTTTGATACTTCTTAAAAAAAACATACTGATTTTTCCAAAGACAATTGTGTTCCTAATTGATTTGCTGTACACCCCCATAAAAAAGGTATTGAAAATCTTTAAAAAAGATGAAACCATCGTCGATACAATAGGAATAGAAGCCAGAAATAGAGTAAACAAGGAAAAATTTAGTGAAATTCCAGCAGAGGAAACCTTAATTTTCCTACCTCATTGCCTAAGACATAGGGATTGTGAAGCTTTGCTCCAGGAAACCGGCCTCATTTGTACCGAATGCGGAAAATGTTCCATTGGAGCCATTCAAAAGAAAGGAATAGAATTAGGGTATAAAATATATATCGTGCCAGGTTCAAGCTTCGTTAAAAAAATAGCCAAGGAAAAGAAGTTCAAGTCCGTTATTGGAGTTGCCTGCAAATCTGATTTGAACCAGATAATGATGCTTTTGTCTGACTTTCATCCTCAAGGAGCATTGCTCAAAACAACAGGCTGCTTTGAAACAAAAGTGGATATGAAAAGTCTGCTAAAAATAATGAATTCAAAAAAATAA